A region of the Littorina saxatilis isolate snail1 linkage group LG12, US_GU_Lsax_2.0, whole genome shotgun sequence genome:
TTTAACTTACCCCTCCTTGGATGAAGCATATTCTCCTCTTCGCTtctgaaagagaaagaaagaaattgaaagaaaaatgctCAATGCAGTTAAACAGGCAtctgccacacacaaaaaaatcttaTCAATATTATAAGTATCCACTTAAGAATAAATGGGTACTTGAAAATCTATATGGAATAGCAGTTGAAATCACTTTTTATATtaacaaaatgattaaataaaagaaaatagAAACTAAGCTGGTCAGAAGGATGCATCCATTTAGCGCGCAACTCTCCATTGCTGCTCTGCATGCATTGTAAGAATGCGTGCAATTCAGGCACGGTTAATGCATGTACTAACAAGGTGACAAGTCACATCAAGATAGTGCGAATAATCACGTTATGGGAGTCTTTTCCATTATGACGTCACTATCACAAATACATGACGCATTCCTTTGCACTCTGCATATGGCGACTAAAGATACACAGACTAGCTTACCGACGGGGATTCTATGAAGAATGACACCACAAGGTGAAATTTACCAACGGAGTTGTGCGACAGACCCCCTAGATAGCTTCTTTAAAACACATTGAGACCGGAGGTCAGGAGTTGCTATGGTTTATCATTTTATATCATGTACTTTTGTGTTTAACGGTTTTGTGTTCAACTTGCAACATTCGTTAGAACTAAATTTGATCTTTACCTTGGGGCTAGGCTGCCATTCATTTTCACTTGAATCAAGCTGATCCTCCTCCCCAGACGCCAACCCTCCATGCTGGCAAGCCTCCATTTCCTGCTGCACAACAATCAAATAAACATTTCAAATAGATTTGTCTCCATTAACTCTACTAGTCATAAGCAACCACACATGGTCTTAGTCTATCATCCATGACTGACCGCCCTGAAATTTCTTACAGCTGCTACCTGGTCTCCTGTCATCAGCACACATACTGGCTGTGActccatagcacacacacatgctctgaGTCTATGACCGACCACCCTGAAGTTTCATATCGCCAATACCTGGTCTCATGTCATCAGCACACAAACGGCTGTGActccatagcacacacacacatgctccgAGTCTATGACCGACCGCcctcaacaaaatcaacaacacagtCGAGTGACTGATCATATGGTCGGCAGCCTCACATAGTCACAAAGATTTGTTATCTTCCAGCCTCCGACCCCCTCCCTGGACACCTTGCACCTGCATTGCTGAAATCCAAAGTGATTATCCACTAGACCACTCTAAGCGAACTCGCTAAGTCTTCGCACAAACGAATGACCGTACACCATGATATTTCCACACTTGCAGGGTGACCCAGCTTCCGCTGATCTAGCCATTGTTTTCGGACGAAGACCTGGAGTTATGCTCAACGCTAACTACACTGATCAACCACAGTTTTTCCCGAAACAATTGTGTCAGTCACCCCTAAACCTTACGAGGTTTTACTTGACCacataaaaacatcaaattcagtACTTATTCCTTCGAACCAAGTCGGATCTCCCCTTCGATGAAAATGTGTCAGTGTTGTACGTCCCTTTTGAGAAGTGGCCTTGACCCTTGATAGCGAATCTATCATGACAAGAAAGGTGGACTAGGCCAGTGGACTCAAAATAAAGTGGGATCGGTCTTGGGACTTGTAACTAAACTCCTCAACTTAAATTTCATTTGTGTTTAACGATTTTGTGTTCAACTTGCAACATTCGTTAGAACTAAATTTGATCTTTACCTTGGGGCTAGGCTGCCATTCATTTTCACTTGAATCAAGCTGATCCTCCTCCCCAGACGCCAATCCTCCATGCTGGCAAGCCTCCATTTCCTGCTGCACAACAATCACATAAGAAACATTTCAAATGCTGAACGGAGAGGTAGGGGATTTAGCATCACACAAATGGGGCGACAGGTCGTCGAGTGGATTCAGTCACAGGCCTAACACCATGCTGTGAATCCAGACTATCCCATTGAGCGTGGATTTGTATCCTGTTCTTCACGTGGGGTTTTCTGTAATTTTCAGTACGTGTTACCTGTATCAGGGTCCTCCgttatgttttttttctctgggCACtcctataccccccccccccccccacctgaaTAATGGTAATGGATGCAGTTCATACAAAAAATTAACAATAAAAATTTGATTTGAACTTCCGACTTCAAATGGCTGATCTCCCACCAAcaccacatgtgtgtgtgtgtgtgtgtgtgtgtgtgtgtgtgtgtgtgtgtgtgtgtgtgagtgggtgtgtgcatgtgtctgttgtgtgtttgtgtttcgcCACGTGAGCATGAGTGTTGGGTGTGATCGCCAGCTGTGTGGTCAACAATTGGAAAATTGATAATTGTTTTGTAAGTGTGTCTTGACAAATCTATCTGAGAGCAAATCTGTGACTGCACTGTCAATGTCAGTTTGAGTTCATTCATGGTTGTGTTATAATTGTCTCAACTAGCAAAATATACGTATGGCAGTTTCGGATGTAGAGAGCTCTTGCATGCCTTGACTTAAGTCACCTGCCTTGGTTTGTTGGTATATAATCAGAGACATCAGAATACAAGACTTGAACAACTTACTTGCTGAGAAATATGAAAAATGCATTCTGGAATCATCACTCGGGTAAAGTAGTCCACCATTGAAAACTGAAAACCACATGCAAATACAAATTgatcaaattgatttaaaacCAAATGcataaataataaaaattaCATCGAGTCACCTTCAACTACAATTTACAACACCTATCATCGTACATAATGAACATGcggatgtctgtgtgtgtgtcacacttTTACCTCTTATATCTCAGGTGTTAATGGACCAAATTTCACAAAACTTGCTGGACAGCTGCTCCCATCTTTGGGATTCAAAATAACAGTTTGAAGAAGACCAGGGGTGGGGAAGGTGATGCGATAGCCGCTCGTGTAAAAAATATACCACTGCTCCTGCCAAACACTCTCTAAATGAAGGCGTTAAGATGGCAAGACTGGCCTGTGTACAAGAGCTTGTTACAGTCTATGATGGTACGGGGTAAGAAGGTATGATTGCGGTAGTCCTTTCTCCTGTTGTTGATTCTCTTGTATTGGAGGGGGTGGTAttctcttgtttctttgtttcggTAGTTCTACACATGCTACACCATGGAAGATTTTGTATAGCATCAGGT
Encoded here:
- the LOC138981154 gene encoding uncharacterized protein isoform X2; protein product: MKGMSSRRMLDWNSGVGMLEDGQDDVIMDTLREMFPPSKKNAFSMVDYFTRVMIPECIFHISQQQEMEACQHGGLASGEEDQLDSSENEWQPSPKQEMEACQHGGLASGEEDQLDSSENEWQPSPKKRRGEYASSKEG